Proteins found in one Litorihabitans aurantiacus genomic segment:
- a CDS encoding serine/threonine-protein kinase: MPGYTHERLLGSGGFSDVFLYRQAMPRREVAVKVLRIVPGSEQMAFVDEANLMAHVSSHPAIVTVYHADVAADGRPFLVMEYCAGPNLSERYRSERLGIAEALRIGVRLAGAIETAHRAGILHRDIKPANVLTNDYGWPALTDFGISVMGANAADTETGMSIPWAAPEFFADDSPRGEQADIYSLAATLYTVLAGRSPFEVVGGSNAAFDLISRITREPAPPIGRQDVPASLEQVLARAMDKRPSRRFATALDLGRALQRVELDLHLAPTPIDVPDVRRVSEPGSGGGVVFGETQVRPVIDIDPGGGAGDGVGGAWTPGLPPAAAPAGVGGTTGIAGYQVTTAPAAAAAADPTHRAITPVRVPRRPDDPAVWAAPARSRPAWERPPEADRPQEREQLVDPEAAPASSARRPWLGWTVGGALVAVAITAVVLLNLGNDDGDLDATPTPSVTETGGPTGTTFVPEPVNVRAARDAGTSSTIVVTWDAPDGVDGATYSYRIPNTGENDTVEGTEVTLTGQSESTVCVEIRTVIDMRVSKDYTVCA; encoded by the coding sequence CTGCCCGGCTACACCCACGAGCGGCTGCTCGGCTCGGGTGGCTTCTCCGACGTCTTCCTGTACCGCCAGGCGATGCCGCGCCGCGAGGTCGCCGTCAAGGTGCTGCGCATCGTGCCCGGATCGGAGCAGATGGCGTTCGTCGACGAGGCCAACCTCATGGCGCACGTCTCCAGCCACCCCGCGATCGTGACGGTCTACCACGCCGACGTCGCGGCCGACGGCCGCCCGTTCCTCGTCATGGAGTACTGCGCCGGGCCGAACCTGTCCGAGCGCTACCGCTCCGAGCGACTCGGCATCGCCGAGGCCCTGCGGATCGGGGTGCGGCTCGCCGGTGCGATCGAGACGGCGCACCGCGCGGGCATCCTGCACCGCGACATCAAGCCCGCCAACGTGCTCACCAACGACTACGGCTGGCCGGCGCTGACGGACTTCGGCATCTCGGTGATGGGGGCGAACGCGGCCGACACCGAGACGGGCATGTCCATCCCGTGGGCGGCCCCGGAGTTCTTCGCCGACGACTCCCCGCGCGGTGAGCAGGCCGACATCTACTCCCTGGCCGCCACGCTGTACACCGTGCTGGCCGGGCGCTCGCCGTTCGAGGTCGTCGGCGGCAGCAACGCGGCCTTCGACCTGATCTCGCGCATCACGCGCGAACCGGCGCCGCCGATCGGGCGCCAGGACGTCCCGGCGTCGCTCGAGCAGGTGCTCGCGCGGGCGATGGACAAGCGGCCGTCGCGCCGGTTCGCGACGGCGCTCGACCTCGGCCGCGCGCTGCAGCGGGTCGAGCTCGACCTCCACCTCGCCCCGACCCCGATCGACGTGCCCGACGTGCGTCGCGTCAGCGAGCCGGGGTCCGGCGGTGGCGTGGTCTTCGGCGAGACGCAGGTGCGTCCGGTGATCGACATCGACCCCGGTGGGGGAGCGGGCGACGGCGTGGGCGGGGCCTGGACGCCCGGCCTCCCGCCCGCGGCGGCACCGGCGGGTGTCGGTGGCACCACCGGCATCGCCGGCTACCAGGTCACGACGGCGCCGGCGGCGGCTGCGGCCGCCGACCCGACGCACCGGGCGATCACCCCGGTCCGCGTGCCGCGGCGCCCCGACGACCCCGCCGTCTGGGCGGCGCCGGCCCGCTCGAGGCCGGCGTGGGAGCGCCCGCCCGAGGCCGACCGTCCGCAGGAGCGGGAGCAGCTGGTCGATCCCGAGGCTGCGCCGGCCTCGTCCGCGCGTCGGCCGTGGCTCGGGTGGACGGTCGGGGGTGCGCTGGTGGCGGTGGCGATCACCGCCGTCGTGCTGCTGAACCTCGGGAACGACGACGGCGACCTGGACGCCACGCCAACACCGTCGGTCACCGAGACCGGGGGGCCGACGGGGACGACGTTCGTGCCGGAACCGGTGAACGTCCGCGCTGCCCGCGACGCGGGCACGTCCTCCACGATCGTGGTCACCTGGGACGCGCCCGACGGCGTGGACGGTGCGACGTACAGCTACCGCATCCCGAACACCGGGGAGAACGACACCGTCGAGGGGACCGAGGTGACGTTGACCGGGCAGTCGGAGTCGACCGTCTGTGTCGAGATCCGTACCGTGATCGACATGCGCGTGTCGAAGGACTACACCGTCTGCGCATGA
- the ybeY gene encoding rRNA maturation RNase YbeY has protein sequence MSTEISNESAHEVDEVEFAALARYVLDQMHVHPQAELSVIFVDVPAMTELHVRWMDEPGPTDVMSFPMDELRPGREGEPSDEGILGDVVVCPEVAATQAREAGHSAQEEMLLLVTHGILHLLGFDHAEPEEREEMFELQRTLLLTFLAGRTAR, from the coding sequence ATGAGCACCGAGATCAGCAACGAGAGCGCGCACGAGGTCGACGAGGTCGAGTTCGCCGCGCTGGCCCGCTACGTGCTCGACCAGATGCACGTGCACCCGCAGGCCGAGCTGTCGGTCATCTTCGTGGACGTCCCGGCGATGACCGAGCTGCACGTGCGCTGGATGGACGAGCCGGGTCCGACCGACGTGATGTCCTTCCCGATGGACGAGCTGCGCCCGGGGCGCGAGGGCGAGCCGTCGGACGAGGGCATCCTCGGCGACGTCGTCGTGTGTCCCGAGGTCGCCGCCACCCAGGCGCGCGAGGCCGGCCACTCGGCCCAGGAGGAGATGCTCCTCCTGGTCACGCACGGCATCCTGCACCTCCTCGGCTTCGACCACGCCGAGCCCGAGGAGCGCGAGGAGATGTTCGAGCTGCAGCGCACGCTGCTGCTGACGTTCCTCGCGGGGCGGACGGCGCGATGA
- a CDS encoding FHA domain-containing protein, which yields MTSHDAGAWSVYTPGPDSVVVTPGAVALLDHRVAADVVARVWEAARAGQGLAALVAPLVGSLADMPTFAVVVLDSGRARALVRGDVEVRAGGATISGQGVATWREETLTVTDGALEVVVARVAGAGAQESVVGEDLPLLAGVVRSSRATVTMSLPADDEAGAVADGAPGREDDVSGPVSVSDADAGSPVPAVVPVPAPVPADEEPRDVPVPDETADDEAAGDEPAEVEPVGDDVPDDQPGDDAPVAVAGEDEAVVEAPAESDTDDAADNADADAHDIEGTDEPTPDVTEESTEAAPVLPDAEPDTPNDTEPLLPPDPPLDVTLHPHQDESAYDGGYGVVNPGGAGVVPQRPEAAGAAGAPAVDRVPDGDPTGAAPSTDDAGATPLAPELVTGVSPAPAPSAPTPAPNAPPPVSPDLDDDGDHDGGTILDHQVAALREAGPGLVTVSPWAQPAAEPEAPRLRLAFSHGIDVELDRPVLVGRAPEARTGVDARLVVVPSPQQDISRTHCELRLDGEDVLVTDLRSTNGTVVARPGQVPHRLHPGEGTSASVGSRIDLGDGVVIVVER from the coding sequence ATGACGAGCCACGACGCAGGCGCCTGGAGCGTCTACACCCCCGGTCCGGACTCCGTCGTCGTCACCCCGGGCGCGGTCGCGCTGCTCGACCACCGGGTCGCGGCCGACGTCGTCGCCCGGGTGTGGGAAGCCGCGCGGGCGGGCCAGGGGCTGGCCGCCCTCGTCGCTCCTCTGGTGGGTTCGCTCGCCGACATGCCGACCTTCGCCGTCGTGGTGCTCGACTCGGGGCGCGCACGCGCGCTCGTCCGCGGTGACGTCGAGGTCCGCGCCGGCGGGGCCACGATCAGCGGTCAGGGCGTGGCGACGTGGCGGGAGGAGACGCTGACCGTCACGGACGGCGCGCTCGAGGTCGTGGTGGCCCGCGTCGCGGGCGCGGGGGCGCAGGAGTCGGTGGTGGGCGAGGACCTGCCCCTCCTCGCCGGGGTCGTGCGGTCCTCGCGAGCGACCGTCACGATGAGCCTGCCCGCCGACGACGAGGCCGGCGCGGTCGCCGACGGCGCACCCGGGCGCGAGGACGACGTCTCGGGTCCGGTCTCCGTCTCCGACGCCGACGCCGGGTCGCCCGTCCCGGCGGTGGTGCCGGTGCCCGCTCCCGTCCCCGCCGACGAGGAGCCGCGCGACGTCCCCGTCCCGGACGAGACCGCGGACGACGAGGCAGCTGGCGACGAGCCGGCCGAGGTCGAACCGGTCGGTGACGACGTTCCTGACGACCAGCCGGGCGACGACGCGCCTGTCGCCGTCGCCGGCGAGGACGAGGCCGTCGTCGAGGCGCCCGCCGAGTCCGACACCGACGACGCAGCCGACAACGCCGACGCCGACGCTCACGACATCGAGGGAACCGACGAGCCCACCCCCGACGTCACGGAGGAGTCGACGGAGGCGGCGCCCGTCCTCCCCGACGCGGAGCCCGACACCCCGAACGACACCGAACCGCTGCTCCCGCCGGACCCGCCGCTCGACGTGACGCTCCACCCGCACCAGGACGAGAGTGCGTACGACGGCGGCTACGGCGTCGTGAACCCCGGTGGCGCGGGCGTCGTCCCGCAGCGACCGGAAGCGGCGGGCGCCGCGGGCGCCCCCGCCGTCGACCGTGTCCCGGACGGGGACCCCACCGGGGCCGCGCCGTCGACCGACGACGCCGGCGCGACGCCGCTCGCACCCGAGCTCGTGACGGGAGTGTCACCCGCGCCGGCACCGAGCGCCCCGACCCCGGCGCCGAACGCCCCGCCGCCCGTCTCACCCGACCTGGACGACGACGGCGACCACGACGGCGGGACGATCCTGGACCACCAGGTGGCCGCTCTGCGCGAGGCGGGCCCCGGCCTCGTGACGGTCTCGCCGTGGGCGCAGCCCGCGGCCGAGCCGGAGGCCCCTCGGCTGCGCCTGGCGTTCTCGCACGGCATCGACGTCGAGCTCGACCGCCCGGTGCTGGTGGGGCGGGCGCCCGAGGCGCGCACCGGCGTCGACGCCCGGCTCGTGGTGGTCCCCAGCCCGCAGCAGGACATCTCGCGCACCCACTGCGAGCTCCGCCTCGACGGCGAGGACGTGCTGGTCACCGACCTGCGCTCGACCAACGGGACGGTCGTGGCCCGGCCCGGCCAGGTCCCGCACCGCCTGCACCCCGGGGAGGGCACGTCCGCCTCGGTGGGATCGCGGATCGACCTGGGCGACGGCGTCGTGATCGTGGTGGAGCGATGA
- a CDS encoding alpha/beta hydrolase family protein — MSQEETPGVETQRRPGARRRALAARLSTPPMRTAAAVLVGVLVLALVGTSAGPRWNPEPVSATVTVASPDVWVGAGPADGAGDGAAVLGRYDTRSRIVEVELEPADETGRGGVTTDVLIVEPVDAPRPAPAVVFLHGAGTGLADAFAEHATAFASAGIVAVSPSKRLDTYSTLHRDYEAMAADYGRTLELARTLDGVDPDRVGLYAESEGAWVAPVLAAGDDDVAFVALVSAPVVPPRQQAAFAVDAYLREVGVPQTLLRAIPRATGAHWPGGSSRTRTSTCCRTWSAPRSPSSWRTGRRTCRCRRSRVPSSSWGPSPVAPSS; from the coding sequence ATGTCGCAGGAGGAGACGCCCGGGGTCGAGACGCAGCGGCGGCCCGGCGCGCGCCGCCGCGCGCTCGCGGCACGGCTGAGCACGCCGCCGATGCGGACGGCGGCCGCCGTCCTGGTCGGGGTTCTCGTCCTGGCGCTCGTGGGGACGTCGGCGGGGCCGCGCTGGAACCCCGAGCCGGTGAGCGCCACGGTCACGGTCGCCTCGCCCGACGTCTGGGTCGGGGCCGGGCCGGCGGACGGCGCGGGCGACGGCGCAGCGGTGCTCGGGCGGTACGACACGCGGTCGCGCATCGTCGAGGTCGAGCTCGAGCCGGCGGACGAGACGGGCCGTGGCGGCGTCACGACCGACGTGCTCATCGTCGAGCCCGTGGACGCGCCGCGGCCGGCGCCCGCCGTCGTGTTCCTCCACGGTGCGGGTACGGGGCTCGCCGACGCGTTCGCGGAGCACGCCACCGCGTTCGCGAGCGCGGGCATCGTCGCGGTCTCACCGAGCAAGCGGCTGGACACCTACTCCACGCTCCACCGCGACTACGAGGCGATGGCCGCGGACTACGGGCGGACGCTCGAGCTCGCGCGCACGCTGGACGGGGTCGATCCGGACCGCGTCGGCCTCTACGCGGAGAGCGAGGGTGCCTGGGTGGCACCGGTGCTCGCGGCGGGGGACGACGACGTCGCGTTCGTCGCGCTCGTCTCGGCCCCGGTCGTGCCCCCGCGGCAGCAGGCGGCGTTCGCCGTCGACGCCTACCTGCGCGAGGTGGGCGTCCCCCAGACGCTCCTGCGCGCGATCCCGCGCGCCACGGGGGCCCACTGGCCCGGGGGATCCTCGCGTACGCGGACTTCGACGTGCTGCCGTACCTGGAGCGCACCACGCAGCCCATCTTCATGGCGTACGGGACGCAGGACCTGTCGATGCCGACGGTCCAGGGTCCCCAGCTCGTCCTGGGGGCCATCCCCGGTGGCGCCGAGCAGCTGA
- the dnaJ gene encoding molecular chaperone DnaJ — translation MTDYYEVLGVARDATTEEIKRAYRKLARTYHPDIAGEAGAERFKDITAANDVLSDPDKRRAYDSGGMGGAGGEGAGFGFQDIFETFFGAAGGGSARGPVPRARRGQDALVRIELELAEEAFGVRRDLTVDTAAVCGTCHGSCAAPGTSPKACTVCGGRGSVQRVARSFLGNVMTQARCDACQGFGSTIPEPCPECSGEGRVRARRTITVDVPPGVENGTRIKLVGQGEVGPGGGPAGDLYVEIRELPHEVFTRRGDDLHCTLAVPMTAAALGTVLELRTLDGDEEVDVAAGTQGDHVITLRGRGMGRLRGHGRGDMHVHLDVTVPTHLDERQEELLRELATLRGEERPQGRLAPVGAGMFSRLRDKLAGR, via the coding sequence GTGACGGACTACTACGAGGTCCTCGGTGTGGCGCGGGACGCCACCACCGAGGAGATCAAGCGCGCCTATCGCAAGCTCGCGCGCACCTACCACCCCGACATCGCCGGCGAGGCGGGTGCGGAGCGGTTCAAGGACATCACCGCCGCCAACGACGTCCTGTCCGACCCCGACAAGCGGCGCGCCTACGACTCCGGCGGCATGGGCGGGGCCGGCGGCGAGGGCGCCGGGTTCGGCTTCCAGGACATCTTCGAGACGTTCTTCGGCGCGGCCGGCGGCGGCAGCGCGCGCGGCCCCGTCCCGCGCGCCCGCCGTGGGCAGGACGCGCTCGTGCGCATCGAGCTCGAGCTCGCCGAGGAGGCCTTCGGCGTCCGGCGCGACCTCACAGTCGACACCGCCGCTGTCTGCGGCACCTGCCACGGCTCGTGCGCCGCCCCCGGCACCTCGCCGAAGGCCTGCACGGTCTGCGGCGGCCGCGGGTCGGTCCAGCGCGTGGCGCGCTCGTTCCTCGGCAACGTCATGACGCAGGCGCGCTGCGACGCGTGCCAGGGGTTCGGCTCGACTATCCCCGAGCCGTGCCCCGAGTGCTCGGGCGAGGGTCGCGTGCGCGCCCGCCGCACCATCACGGTCGACGTCCCGCCCGGCGTCGAGAACGGCACGCGCATCAAGCTCGTCGGACAGGGCGAGGTCGGCCCGGGCGGCGGCCCCGCGGGCGACCTGTACGTGGAGATCCGCGAGCTGCCGCACGAGGTGTTCACGCGCCGCGGCGACGACCTGCACTGCACGCTCGCCGTGCCGATGACGGCGGCCGCGCTCGGCACCGTCCTCGAGCTGCGGACGCTCGACGGCGACGAGGAGGTCGACGTCGCGGCCGGCACCCAGGGCGACCACGTCATCACCCTGCGCGGCCGGGGCATGGGCAGGCTGCGCGGGCACGGCCGCGGCGACATGCACGTCCACCTCGACGTCACGGTGCCCACCCACCTCGACGAGCGGCAGGAGGAGCTCCTGCGGGAGCTCGCGACGCTGCGCGGCGAGGAGCGACCGCAGGGTCGGCTCGCGCCGGTCGGTGCCGGGATGTTCTCGCGGCTGCGCGACAAGCTGGCGGGCCGGTGA
- the era gene encoding GTPase Era has protein sequence MTDRSGAAPTYASPRDPESYRAGFACVVGRPNAGKSTLVNALVGTKVAITSDRPQTTRHTIRGIVHRDDAQLVLVDTPGLHRPRTLLGNRLNELVIGTLAEVDVIAFCLPSDQKVGPGDEFIARTLAEVRTPVVALATKANLVESQRLVQHLIEIDRLGDWADIVPVSSLEDYQVDVVADVLCSHLPVSPPLYPEGELTDEPDRVMIAELVREAALEGVRDELPHSLAVVVEEMVERPGRTEKQGPLLDVHVTVFVERQSQKAIVIGAKGSRLRDVGTRARAGIEALLGTRVYLDLHVKVAKDWQRDPKQLQRLGF, from the coding sequence ATGACCGACCGGAGCGGGGCAGCGCCCACCTACGCCAGCCCGCGCGACCCCGAGAGCTACCGCGCGGGTTTCGCCTGCGTCGTCGGACGACCCAACGCCGGCAAGTCGACGCTCGTCAACGCCCTCGTGGGCACCAAGGTCGCGATCACCTCCGACCGTCCGCAGACCACCCGGCACACGATCCGGGGCATCGTGCACCGCGACGACGCCCAGCTCGTGCTCGTGGACACCCCGGGGCTGCACCGACCCCGCACGCTGCTCGGCAACCGGCTCAACGAGCTCGTGATCGGGACGCTGGCGGAGGTCGACGTCATCGCGTTCTGCCTGCCGTCCGACCAGAAGGTCGGCCCCGGTGACGAGTTCATCGCCCGCACGCTCGCGGAGGTGCGCACCCCCGTCGTCGCGCTCGCCACGAAGGCCAACCTCGTGGAGAGCCAGCGCCTGGTGCAGCACCTCATCGAGATCGACCGCCTCGGCGACTGGGCCGACATCGTCCCGGTCAGCTCGCTGGAGGACTACCAGGTCGACGTCGTCGCCGACGTGCTGTGCTCCCACCTCCCCGTCAGTCCGCCGCTCTACCCCGAGGGCGAGCTCACGGACGAGCCCGACCGCGTGATGATCGCCGAGCTCGTGCGCGAGGCCGCCCTCGAGGGCGTGCGCGACGAGCTGCCGCACTCCCTCGCCGTCGTGGTGGAGGAGATGGTCGAGCGCCCCGGGCGCACCGAGAAGCAGGGTCCGCTGCTGGACGTGCACGTCACGGTGTTCGTGGAGCGGCAGAGCCAGAAGGCCATCGTCATCGGCGCGAAGGGCTCGCGGCTGCGCGACGTCGGCACCCGGGCGCGCGCGGGCATCGAGGCGCTGCTCGGCACGCGCGTCTACCTCGACCTCCACGTGAAGGTCGCCAAGGACTGGCAGCGCGACCCCAAGCAGCTGCAGCGGCTGGGCTTCTAG